A window from Longimicrobiales bacterium encodes these proteins:
- the udk gene encoding uridine kinase has protein sequence MKPIVVGVAGGSGSGKTTAVRAIMRHLGGAAATVIHHDSYYRDTSHLTEEARLAINYDHPDSLETELLVEHLKELRAGRGVAVPIYDFAEHRRLPDREHVEPCKVIIVDGLLILWDPALRALMDIKVYVDTDADLRFIRRLERDIRERGRSTESVIQQYTRTVRPMHLEFVEPSKRYADVIFPQGGHNEVAVDMLVTKVRSILADA, from the coding sequence ATGAAACCGATAGTGGTCGGTGTCGCGGGCGGCAGCGGATCCGGGAAGACGACGGCGGTGCGCGCGATCATGCGCCACCTCGGCGGTGCGGCCGCAACCGTCATCCATCACGATTCGTACTACCGCGACACGAGCCATCTGACAGAAGAAGCGCGGCTTGCCATCAACTACGATCATCCGGACTCGCTCGAGACGGAGCTGCTGGTCGAGCATCTGAAGGAGCTGCGCGCGGGACGCGGTGTGGCGGTGCCCATTTACGACTTCGCGGAGCACCGGCGTCTGCCCGACCGCGAACACGTGGAGCCGTGCAAGGTCATCATCGTCGATGGCCTGCTGATCCTGTGGGACCCGGCGCTGCGCGCGCTCATGGACATCAAGGTGTATGTCGACACGGATGCGGACCTGCGCTTCATCCGGCGTCTGGAGCGCGACATCCGCGAGCGTGGCCGGTCGACCGAGTCCGTGATTCAACAGTACACGCGCACCGTGCGACCCATGCATCTGGAGTTCGTGGAGCCGAGCAAACGCTATGCGGATGTGATCTTCCCCCAGGGCGGTCACAACGAGGTGGCGGTGGACATGCTGGTCACCAAGGTGCGCTCGATACTGGCCGACGCGTAG
- the ggt gene encoding gamma-glutamyltransferase — protein sequence MRRSTIVTYLLIAVPAASPLAAQDRPEVQGREAAVVAGHPLAAAAGMDVLRRGGNAIDAAITMAAVLAVVRPHMNGVGGDAFLLMHEGRSGRVRALNGSGRAPAAATPAAMRALGYSEMPDTGVHAVTVPGAVRAWAEALRRHGTIPLDVALAPAIQYAEHGFAVSEKLAADIAASRRRIERDPDLAAVFLPDGEPPAPGSVLVQRDLARTLQQIARDGPDALYIGDIARRIDTFMHASGGLITIADLAQHSPLWQEPIATTYAGNRVLAFPPNSQGLALLMQMNMAELYDLPAMGHNSPDYIHTLVEVKKLAFTERDRYVTDPSFAEIPLDRLISKEHAQQLVERFRAPADATRGAAHGPGPRPDGDGDTVFLAAVDRHGNAVALIQSLFSAFGSGRMVPGTGIVLHNRGALFSLDEGHVNVLAPAKRTYHTLAPAMALRADGSLYMVFGTPGGDGQTQTLLQVFNNIVLFGMTPQRAVEAPRWRSLADTALQIEAGVPPTVRERLTALGHQLQLQEKPSASLGGAQVIVITAAGVRAVGADPRREAYGIAW from the coding sequence ATGCGTCGCTCGACCATCGTCACATACCTGCTGATTGCCGTTCCAGCCGCGTCCCCTCTCGCTGCCCAGGACCGGCCCGAGGTCCAGGGCAGGGAAGCGGCCGTCGTCGCCGGTCACCCGCTTGCGGCCGCGGCCGGCATGGACGTGCTGCGCCGCGGCGGCAACGCGATCGACGCCGCCATCACCATGGCGGCGGTGCTCGCGGTCGTGCGTCCGCATATGAATGGCGTCGGCGGCGATGCGTTCCTGCTCATGCACGAAGGTCGCTCCGGCCGCGTCCGCGCGCTGAACGGCAGCGGCCGCGCGCCCGCGGCGGCCACGCCCGCGGCCATGCGCGCGCTCGGTTACAGCGAGATGCCCGACACGGGAGTGCATGCCGTCACCGTACCGGGCGCCGTGCGGGCATGGGCGGAAGCGCTGCGCCGTCATGGCACCATCCCGCTCGATGTGGCGCTCGCGCCGGCGATCCAGTATGCGGAGCACGGCTTTGCCGTTTCCGAGAAGCTGGCGGCCGACATCGCCGCGAGCCGCCGCAGGATCGAGCGGGATCCCGATCTCGCCGCCGTGTTCCTCCCGGACGGTGAGCCGCCCGCGCCGGGATCGGTGCTCGTCCAGAGGGATCTCGCGCGCACGCTCCAACAGATTGCGCGTGACGGGCCCGATGCGCTCTACATTGGCGATATCGCCCGCCGCATCGACACGTTCATGCACGCTTCCGGCGGCCTGATCACGATCGCCGATCTCGCGCAGCACTCGCCGCTGTGGCAGGAGCCGATCGCGACGACGTACGCCGGAAATCGCGTGCTCGCGTTCCCGCCCAACTCGCAGGGACTCGCGCTGCTCATGCAGATGAACATGGCCGAGCTCTACGACCTGCCGGCAATGGGCCACAACAGCCCCGACTACATACACACACTGGTGGAGGTCAAGAAGCTCGCGTTCACGGAACGCGACCGCTACGTCACTGACCCGTCGTTCGCCGAGATTCCGCTCGACCGCCTGATCTCGAAGGAGCACGCGCAGCAGCTCGTCGAGCGATTCCGTGCGCCCGCCGATGCCACCCGTGGCGCCGCGCACGGCCCCGGCCCCCGGCCCGACGGTGACGGCGACACCGTGTTCCTCGCCGCCGTCGACCGCCACGGCAATGCCGTGGCCCTGATTCAGAGTCTCTTCAGCGCATTCGGCAGCGGACGCATGGTGCCCGGCACCGGCATCGTGCTGCACAATCGTGGAGCGCTGTTCTCGCTCGACGAAGGCCACGTGAATGTGCTGGCACCGGCCAAGCGCACGTACCACACGCTCGCGCCGGCCATGGCGCTGCGTGCCGACGGCTCCCTCTATATGGTGTTCGGTACGCCGGGCGGCGATGGCCAGACGCAGACCCTGCTCCAGGTCTTCAACAACATCGTGCTGTTCGGTATGACGCCGCAGCGTGCCGTGGAGGCGCCGCGCTGGCGTTCCCTCGCCGACACCGCGTTGCAGATCGAGGCGGGCGTGCCGCCGACGGTGCGCGAGCGGCTCACAGCGCTCGGCCACCAGCTGCAGTTGCAGGAGAAACCCTCCGCGTCGCTGGGCGGCGCTCAGGTGATCGTGATCACCGCCGCCGGCGTCAGGGCCGTCGGGGCGGACCCGCGGAGGGAAGCCTACGGCATTGCGTGGTGA
- a CDS encoding response regulator has protein sequence MKWSTAEKVNAGFVIALGVVALIGVASITAIQRFSATTRDVNETHDALTELQSVLLSLADAESAQRGFLLTGNDAYLNPIDSLTSRSLLQIHALREKTYTDGDQQRRLSELAALVATRIRLIHEVADLRRTAGLEAAAERVTAGAGQQVMAQIDALAAEFEDQEAQRLTARSRTATRNAWYATALIAGGGVFAFIIVMFSGALIRRDYTERRRAELALRDSETLLSQFMENLPIGVIVIDTLWRPRFANNSAVDILGPTILIDDGAHPLPLYRAGERRVYPADQTPLALALNGQTATIDDAEVRVGDRYVPVQLSAAPIYDASGRIAYTIAAFVDITERHRAEAALRAAKDAAETASRTKSDFLARMSHELRTPLNSVIGFANILLKNKAGNLRSQDVAYLDRIQDNGRHLLLLINDILDLSKIEAGKIEVENETVDLEALISDVSQPFALQLRGSPVRLRLQIPQGIAPVFTDPARLRQVLNNLVGNAVKFTEKGHITVAVDVDADTGRPARIRVSDTGIGIPDARLGAIFDAFEQAESTTARKYGGTGLGLPISRALCELLGYSLNVRSRVQAGTEFTIDLMPANQPESEPPGSETSGADGRPHPPGERLVLIVDDEADSRILLTHYVEEFGCRAIAAHSAANALKLARELKPDLITLDLMMPGVNGWDMLSSLKADPELATIPIVIISVVAQESRATLAGAIDVLQKPIDRADLYAILRRNLGSRRARILVVDDSADARSMLGDMLVGTASELRTAANGQEALRVLRDFEPDIVLLDLLMPIMDGLTFLEVFRGTPRFRNVPVVVISAKDLSSEERERMTRHTATVLKKGKALEADLRNALATVLDGNGSTGSSGAAERA, from the coding sequence ATGAAGTGGTCGACCGCCGAGAAGGTCAACGCCGGATTCGTGATCGCGCTCGGCGTGGTGGCGCTCATCGGTGTCGCCTCGATCACGGCAATCCAGCGGTTCTCGGCGACGACGCGCGACGTCAACGAGACGCATGACGCCCTGACGGAGCTGCAGAGTGTGCTGCTGAGCCTGGCCGACGCGGAAAGCGCCCAGCGCGGGTTTCTGCTGACGGGGAACGACGCCTACCTGAATCCGATCGACAGTCTGACGAGCCGCAGCCTCCTCCAGATCCATGCGCTGCGCGAGAAGACCTATACGGATGGCGACCAGCAGCGCCGCCTGTCGGAGCTGGCGGCGCTGGTGGCGACACGGATCCGTCTGATACACGAAGTCGCGGACCTGCGGCGCACGGCAGGGCTGGAAGCCGCAGCCGAACGCGTGACGGCAGGCGCGGGTCAGCAGGTCATGGCGCAGATCGACGCGCTGGCTGCCGAGTTCGAGGACCAGGAGGCGCAGCGCCTCACGGCGCGCAGTCGAACGGCGACACGGAATGCGTGGTACGCCACCGCGCTCATCGCGGGGGGCGGCGTGTTCGCATTCATCATCGTGATGTTCTCAGGGGCACTCATCCGTCGCGATTATACCGAGCGGCGTCGTGCAGAGCTGGCACTGAGGGACAGCGAGACACTGCTCAGCCAGTTCATGGAGAACCTGCCGATCGGCGTGATCGTCATCGATACGCTGTGGCGGCCGCGGTTCGCGAACAATTCCGCCGTGGACATCCTCGGTCCGACCATCCTGATCGATGACGGCGCGCACCCGCTGCCGCTCTACCGCGCGGGCGAGCGGCGGGTGTATCCGGCCGATCAGACACCACTGGCGCTGGCGCTGAACGGACAGACGGCCACGATTGATGACGCGGAAGTACGCGTGGGCGACCGGTACGTTCCGGTGCAGCTCTCCGCAGCGCCGATCTATGATGCGAGCGGCCGCATCGCATACACGATCGCGGCGTTCGTCGACATCACGGAACGGCATCGCGCGGAGGCGGCGCTCAGGGCGGCGAAGGACGCGGCCGAAACCGCGAGCCGGACGAAGAGCGATTTCCTGGCGCGCATGAGCCACGAGCTGCGCACGCCCCTGAACTCGGTCATCGGTTTCGCGAATATCCTGCTGAAGAACAAGGCGGGGAATCTGCGCAGCCAGGACGTGGCGTATCTCGATCGCATCCAGGACAACGGGCGGCACCTGCTTCTCCTCATCAACGACATCCTGGACCTGTCGAAGATCGAGGCGGGCAAGATCGAGGTCGAGAACGAGACCGTTGATCTCGAGGCCCTGATCAGCGACGTCTCGCAGCCGTTCGCTCTGCAGCTGCGCGGGTCGCCCGTGCGGCTCCGGCTGCAGATCCCGCAGGGGATCGCACCGGTGTTCACCGACCCGGCGCGCCTGCGCCAGGTGCTCAACAACCTGGTCGGCAATGCAGTCAAGTTCACCGAGAAGGGCCACATCACGGTGGCCGTCGATGTCGATGCCGACACCGGGCGCCCGGCACGCATCCGTGTCAGCGACACCGGCATCGGCATTCCCGACGCACGGCTGGGGGCCATCTTCGATGCCTTCGAGCAGGCGGAGAGCACGACGGCACGGAAATACGGCGGCACCGGTCTGGGCCTGCCGATCTCGCGCGCCCTGTGCGAGCTGCTCGGCTACTCGCTGAACGTGCGCAGCCGCGTGCAGGCGGGCACGGAGTTCACAATCGACCTGATGCCGGCGAATCAGCCGGAATCGGAGCCGCCCGGCAGCGAGACGAGCGGCGCTGACGGCCGCCCGCATCCACCCGGCGAGAGGCTGGTCCTCATCGTCGACGACGAAGCCGATTCCCGCATCCTGCTCACTCATTACGTGGAGGAGTTCGGCTGCCGCGCCATCGCGGCGCACTCGGCGGCGAATGCACTGAAGCTCGCGCGCGAGCTGAAGCCGGACCTCATCACGCTCGACCTGATGATGCCCGGTGTCAACGGCTGGGACATGCTGTCCTCGCTCAAAGCGGATCCGGAGCTGGCCACGATCCCGATCGTGATCATCAGCGTCGTCGCGCAGGAGAGCCGGGCAACGCTCGCCGGCGCGATCGATGTGCTGCAGAAGCCCATCGACCGGGCCGACCTCTACGCGATACTGCGCCGCAACCTCGGTTCGAGACGCGCCCGGATCCTGGTCGTCGACGACTCCGCGGACGCACGCAGCATGCTCGGCGACATGCTCGTCGGCACGGCCTCCGAGCTGCGCACGGCTGCCAACGGCCAGGAAGCGCTGCGCGTGCTGCGCGACTTCGAGCCCGACATCGTCCTGCTCGACCTCCTCATGCCGATCATGGACGGACTGACCTTCCTCGAGGTCTTCCGCGGGACGCCGCGGTTCCGCAATGTTCCCGTGGTCGTCATCTCGGCCAAGGACCTGTCCAGCGAGGAACGCGAGCGCATGACGCGACACACTGCCACTGTCCTGAAGAAAGGGAAGGCGCTGGAGGCCGATCTCAGGAACGCTCTGGCCACGGTGCTCGATGGGAACGGGAGCACGGGCTCCAGCGGTGCCGCCGAGCGCGCATGA